A stretch of DNA from Methanosarcinales archaeon:
AATAGAATTATATTCAAACTATTTAAATATTGTCAATTAATTAGGGACACGACCTGATTTTGCAAATTTATAATTATTAGAAACAATAAGAATATCTTTTAGATTCAGAAAAGTAAGTTCTTCAAAGAAATCTTCTAAAGAGCAGTTTTCGGATAACTCACCCTCTTTAATACGCAATAATTCAGTAATAACTCCATTAGGTATTTTTGTCTTCCAATTAATTCCAAAATTTATTAAAAAAATCTCATTTGAAATAAATTTTCTAAGAATCGGTTCAAATGTATTTATGAGAATATCATAACCATAGGTTCTATTTAATCTTTTATTTTCAATCGACATTTTTCCTCAATCATATTTTAAAGTGCTTTAATAGTGTATGGATTCTGCAATTGATAATAAACATAAATTAATATTTTATAAAGATTTGTTTTTAAAAATCAAAATAATTATCCTCTAGTAAGTACTCACTGTAATTTCAAAATATGCCCCATCGAGCATAAATCCCCCCTACTATAACCATCCCCGTACTAAGTACGAGCTCTTCGTACATTTAAATAAAACGGTTTGTTGCTTTGAATCCTGTTTTATGGTTATTTATCTAAAACAGGAAATTATTTTCCTTCCTTTAATGCTGGTTGCCGAAAATAAGGTCAACTACACAATCCATGAAACCCCATCTCGAAGTCACCAATATACCTCGGACAAATATCCAAAACCTGCAGATTCCGTTATAAGAAATTCACCCCCATTCCAACATCACAAATTCGACATCTATCTCCACCATTCAAAGGAACCTGATCCCCTCAGGCAATTCCCCAACGATCTTCCTGAAAGCCTCAGGCCACTTATCAGGATCCAGCCCCTTTTGAGCATAAAAAGCACTCGCCCAGCGTTCAAGCCCTATCCCGCTGCAGCCTGACCATAGTGCCTGGTTGCTCTGGTGCTTTACATTGAAACCTTTGGGATACTTATCACCGTTCACGCTCATGTTCTGGAACTCCAGCCATTCCGCATCCTCGCCCCTGTATGGCATGGAGGCCTCGTAATCGATGGTGCCTACCCGGCTCTCGGTAGCGAGGCCGGTCAGTCCCTCCTGCGCCATGAACCAGGGTGTCACCCAGGCCATTCTCCATTCCAGGTCCAGGATATCGTTGAAAATGTGACTGTACCGCTTCTGCATGGCCTCGGAATGGGCCACCACCTGCTCGGGCGTGCCAACGAAAACCAGCTCCATGCGGTGGAACTCATCCACCCGCTCCATACCGTGGAGACCGCCGCTCTCATATCGGTGGGATGTCCCGCTGCGGTCGAACACGAACAGAGGCAGGTTGTCGTCAGGCAGGGTCTCACCCTGCAGGAAAGGCCAGAACGGCGGGCACTGGGCATAACATAAGCCTCCGATGGGTTTATCGATCTTCTCAGCCACCATATCCAGCGGCACCTCCAGCGTGACCTTGTAGTGATCTATCACCTCTTCCCAGAACTCGGGGTCCCTGGTCTTGGGCGGGCACACGTAATAGATCTCAGGATACACACCCTTGGCATGACCCGAGCGCTGCCACACGTCCCAGGTGACCAGTTTCGGAAATATCATCTCCCTGTACCCCAGCGGTTTAATGATCTCTTCCACCACGATCCTCTCGAAAGCCCTGAACACTGCCACGCTCTGGGGACCGTGTATCCACTGGCCCCTGCTGCTGCCCCGTTTGATCCAGCCCAGCTTCATCAGCTCCTGGGTAGGGTCTGTTGTGAACAAAGGCTCCTTTTTCCCGCTTTCCCACAACAGGTGCCAGTGTTCGGCCTTGCCCCCGTAATCCTGTGCCGCCACCTTATCCTCTAAAAGCGATATGATGCGATCAGGCACCCGGTTCTCGATCTCTGCCTGGCCCAGTTCCAGTGAAAGCACTATGGCTCCGTCAATATATTCCATACTCTTCACGTATGGTATCTTCATCTGCTTCAACGGTTTCCGGGCCGGGATATGCACCATGAATTCAGGTATCTCAAGACCCCTGACACCTATCCTGTGCTCCTTTCCCAGCATCCCGGCCAGGGGTTTGCGAAGCCGCAAAATTGCATCATGGGCCCGTACATGCCTGCCAGACGTGATCTCAACAAATATTCCATCACTGGTAACATCCTGTGCAGTTATTTTGGCACCCTGCCCCTCGGGTGCTCCTTTGGAAAGCACAGTTCCCTGGGCATTTGTTAACAGCTCAATTATTGCGTCCTTCGCTGGAGTGGGGTCTGCACTTGTCTTGAAAAGTCCTTGAAGTCTAAACTGGAGTTCCATTAATCGTCATTCCTTTTGTGAATATTTTTCTTATTATCAACAGTAGTAAGTACATCAGCTGCAATTCTGGCATTTAAAATATAATCGTCTACAGTAGCAATTAAACTTCCCATTTTTTCTGACTCGAAATAGGTCGTGACAGCCATCTCCCCATATTCGGTTCTCATACTATTCATGTTATCAGGCTCAAGCGCTCGCGTGATCATGCCAGCCAGTTCAGGGGCCTTCTCATCCCTTATTTCGATCTTTCCCCTGATCTTCATCCCAGCTGGCCTCCGACTATCTTATCCACTGCTCCCAAAAACTCATCAATTGCCTGAGGCGGAATACTGGCCCCTGATGCAACATTATGACCTCCGCCCTGGCCGCCCACACCGGCAGCAGCTTCACGCATGGCAACGCCAAGGTCAAGTCCTTTATCCACCAGTCGCCTGGTACCCCTGGCCGATACTTTGACAACATCTTTCACAATATTCAATGTAATAAATGGTTTATCAGGACATACATACCGTATCAATGTGCCTGCAATAATACCGGTCCCGGAAGCATCTTCCAGTGCCACGTATCTTATATGGTCCATTTCCCTGATCAATTTCTCGCCAGCCTTTACCTGCTCAAACACTGTCTTCTGGTATTTGGAAGATATCCTGGCCGCCTCTTCAATCACACTGGCATCTCTCATGCACAGTGCCAGGCCCAGGGCTGGCAGGTCCATTTTCCCGCAGCAGTTAAGCATCCATTCCAGGCTGTAGATATTTGATACCACTTCCTTGTTCAGTATCAACACATCTCCCACTATGGACTGAGTAACAGCCGGTTCAGCCCTGCCAGCAATTTTCAATGCCATGGCCGAAGCCAGTTTACTAATGTCCTTCGCCCCCATGTCCAGTATATTGCCATTCACTCCCAGCTCTTCTATAAATCGATCTGTAGCTTCCCTGTCCCCCGCTATGTCAAGATACGGCTCAAGCAGGGTCAGCAGTACCTCATCCACGGGCCCGTCCGGTATCCTGAGGCCTTTTCTAACAGATATGACTCCCGCGTTCTGGCCCTCCAGCAGGATTTCCAGATTTGGCCCTTCCATTCTCTGTTTATCTCCCACTGCCCCTGTTAATGCCAGACCCGCCAGATCAACATTATCACCCATGGCCCGGGCCACGAAATAAGCAGTCCCGGAAGCAGATAGTAACGTAGCTCCATCAATACCCACCACCTGAGGATTGACATGGACCCAACCTGAATGGTCACCAATGACCTGATGGTGGTCGATTATGAATACATCATCCTTTATCCGGTTAACCAGATCAGGCTGGCCGCTGCCCATATCACAGAACACAACAGCACTGCCTTCTCCATAATTGTCGATGCTATCGACCACATCCTGATTAAAGCTACTTACTATCGAGGTCCTGAAAATAATATTGGATCTCAGCAGTGCATTAGAAATAATCCCGCCGGCAGTAATGCCATCCGCGTCATTATGGGATATGACCCTGACAAAACTATAATTTTCAAGTGCTTTTGCAGCTTTTTCTGCCAGAGAGACCAATCTAGCTGTCATCCCAGGAATAATGGTAAAAATAGATGAAATAGTTGATGGATATCCCACCAACTATATGGTTGTACTACTGGTGAATATTACTCAGTAATAAATCTCTCAGCAGTATCTGGATTGTATTTCCAGTCTTTTGGTAATAAACCTGTGCAGCGATAGTATTTTGCAAGTCTTCGCACTTTTGCTTCAGTGAGATTCAAAGCCCTTTTATTGTGGTTATCTTTATGATTTGATGCAATATGGACCCTAAGTCTCAATGCTTTGGTAATAAGATTGGTAAAATCCTCTGGCAACTTTGGTGCTGCATCATATCCTTCAAGTATCTTACTGACCTTCTTACCTGTAGATAATGTGATATCAGGGACCCCGTACATGTCCCTCATGATAATACCTATTTTGCTGGTAGAATTCCCCTCGTTGGCAAGCTCTACCACTTTTTTTTCTATTTCATCAGATGAAAAGGTGACCCATTGCGGGGCTTCTGTTCTCAAAGGTTTTGTGGACCTTGAGGAGCCCTTTCTTCTGGTATGCATTTTAGCCAAATATTGTTCCTCCAATTATGATAATATTGAAATTTTAATGTTTGATTTTTTGTGGCGAAGCAAAGTGTACTTATAATCACACTATATAATATATATGTTGCGCAGATTCAACCCACTATGAATTCGTATTATTTTTATAGTGATATTGTAGTCTAATATACATGGTCAATAATCTGGAAAACATATTAAGCGGAGGATTTCATACCTGGTCCCGCAATATCAATATTGCTGTCCCATTGATCATCAATGAACTGATCCAATTACTCATCCTGATATTGTCACTAGCGATAGGCATGTTAATGTTATTAGGGGTCAATTCGGCTGAGGAGATCGCTCTTATGAATGAAGATGAGATCGCCTCATTATTAATATCCTCATCCCAGGATAAACTTCCTGCCCTGATAATTTTTGTTATATTGATTTTTGGAATTTTGTTACTATTTGACTCATACTTCATAGCAGGAGCGATTGGCATGGGACAAAATGCCACATCATCAGGAGATACAGGCATACATGACATGCTATCTTCTGGCGGCATGAATTTTATTAATGTATTTCTGGCCAACGTATTATTAATTTTAATAAAATTCGTAGGAGTAATTTGTGTAGTACCTGGCGCCATCATTGTCAGGAACAATATGGAATTGATAGCGGCCAATCAGCTTACTGCAGGTATATTGCTGCTGCTGGCAGGTTTTGGAATCTGGATGATATATTTGTTGATATTGGATATAATATTCAAACCTGTATTGTACATTATTGTTGTAGAAAACATTGATGCAGTGGATGGGATAGTCCAAGGATTAAGGTTCTTTATGGAAAATAAGCTAAGTATATTTTTTATCTGGCTATTTATTTTTTTGATCACGCTAATCATAAACATAATATTCTACTTTATCAGCTACATCATATCTTTCGCAGAAATTGAAGAATTGGATTTTGCCTGGTCATTCGGAAGCCAGTTATTGATCATCCTCACTTTGCAACCATTAATAATTATCTGGTGGACCAGGTTGTATATGGTCAGAACAGAAAAATTTATCTATAGTAATGATTTACTGACGCCCTCCTGGGATGCATAATATTTATAGCATCCATGCATTACGAACCCGTTATAACCAAGTAAGGGATAGATTATGGACAAGTATGACAGTGTGATGGAACTTGCAAAGAGACGGGGTTTCCTCTGGAATTCATTTGAGATATATGGCGGATCAGCCGGGTTTTATGATTACGGGCCGTTAGGAGCCATGTTAAAGCGCAGAATAGAAAATATCTGGCGGGATATTTTTGTTGTAAATGAGGGATATTATGAGATCGAAGCACCTACCATTGGCATTGAGGATGTGTTTGTGGCTTCAGGTCATGTGGGTGGATTCTCTGACCCTTTGTCAGAATGCCAGAAATGCCATGAAGCATTCAGGGCAGATCATCTTGTCCAGGATGTCGTAGATAATCCTGACACTTTATCATCAGCCGAAATCAGTGAAATAATAACAAAGAATCTTATCAAATGCCCGGACTGTGGTGGGGAATTGGGAGATGCATATGAGTTCAACCTGATGTTTAGCACAAATATCGGTCCCGGCTCAAAACGTACGGGTTACCTGCGGCCCGAGACTGCACAGGGTATGTTCGTTGATTTTCCCAGACTCCTTCGTTTCTACAGGGAAAAATTGCCTTTCGGAGTCTCACAGATCGGAAAGGCTTACCGCAATGAGATATCACCACGGCAGGGTGTAATTCGTCTGCGGGAATTCACCCAGGCAGAAGCCGAGATATTCGTAGACCCAAAAAATAAGAATCATCCAAAATTTGAGAGTATTTCAGGAAAAAAACTGACATTATATTCAGATCCTGCTCAATCCAATGGCAGTGACCAGGTAGAAATGAGCATGGAGAATGCTGTGCAGCAAGGTACTATCGCTCACCAGTTTCTGGCTTATTCCATGATACTGACCCAGGAATTCCTGTTGCGTGTGGGCATATCGCATGATCGTCTGCGGTTCAGGCAACACATGAAGGACGAGATGGCCCATTATGCTATTGATTGCTGGGACGCCGAGATATTATCTGACAGGTTCGGTTGGGTTGAAATTGTGGGGATAGCAGATCGTACAGATTATGACCTCAAAGCCCACAGCACGGTCAGTAAGACTGATCTATCAGTCTACGTGGAATATGATGAACCAAAAAGTACAGACAAGCTTTTAATTAAACCTGATATGGGTAAGATAGGACCGGCATATAAAGGCAAGGCAAAAGCAGTTGTGGAAGCATTACAGTCACTGGATGCAAATGATCAACAAGATGGGGAGATCAGGATCACTGTTGATGGGGAACAGATCACCATACCTCCCGATATGTTCCAGATCCAGAAAGTTACCGAAACTGTGAGGGGCGAGAATATCGTGCCCCACGTTATAGAACCGTCTTTCGGGATCGACAGGATCACATATGGAGTGCTTGAACATGCTTACAGGGAAGAGGATGTTGAAGGCGAGGACGAGTCAAGGATCGTACTGGGCTTAAAAGGTGAAGTAGCTCCTGTCCAGGTTGCCATATTGCCCTTATTGACCAGGCAGGAACTCATAGGACCTGCCAGAGAGATCGAATCCTCATTAAAAAAGAAGGGCATAATGGTGGGCTATGACGATTCAGGCACTATCGGCAGGCGGTACCGCAGAAATGACGAGATCGGTACACCCTATTCAATTACCGTTGATTATGATACACTTGAGGACGGAACGGTAACCATCAGGGATATTGAAACAATGAAACAGGTGCGATCCCCGGTGATAAATATAGCTGACACCATATTTGATCTGATTTATGGGAATCTTCAATTCCAGGATGCTGGTACACAGGTCACCTAATAATTTTACGTTATGGTCAGTATAATCTTAAAAGAGATCCTCAGAAAATCCATTCACCTATTAGGAATACTTATTCCTGGAATTTATTATTTCATTGACCGCAGCACTGCCATTCTCTGGTTAAGCCTCATTGTAGGTGTGCTGTTCATTGCAGAATGGATGAGATTACGCGAAATTATCAGCTTTCCCAGCATCATTCTGCGTTCCCATGAAGTGCATAAAGTTGCAGGACATCTCTATTTGATGGCATCAGCCTTGATCGTCATTGCCCTGTTTTCCAAGACTATTGCCATTGCTGCAATTACCATGGCTGTTATTGGTGATACATCTTCAGGTATTGTGGGTGCACTGTGGGGAAAAAAAGCCCATGTCAGGCACACCAGGTTACCTCTCAAACCCGCCCCCATATTGCTTGTTATGTTTTTAACTAGCTTTATCTCAGGATACCTGGCAACTCTTGCTCCACGATTAGACACACTGCCTGTATTTTCATTAGCACTGGGAGCCCTGGGTGCTATGCTTGCAGATGGGATCCCATGGCAGATTCGCGGCCGGATACTGGACGACAATCTGACAATACCCATAATATCGGCATTGATAATTTTCCTTTCACCTGGTTTTTAAATATTTAGCAGCTCCATAGTATTTGCCACGCCGAGAGCCACACCTTCCACCTCTATTCCGCCCTTGCCTTTTGCACCATCACCTACAATATAGAGTCCCTTTAAAGGAGTAGAGTTGCCAAGGTCAGAACCAGATTCTGCCCTGTTTACAGGCCAGTCATCCCGATAGGTCTGCACCATAAGAACCTCATAATCCTCACCAGGGAACAAATTCTTAATATCCTGGAGTCCCAGGTGTATCTCGGACTGTATGTCATCGGATTTTACAGTCTGGTGGGTCATTACCAGGTGTTTACCAGGAGGTGCCAGGGATGGATCGATATTGGTAACCTCGTTCATACCGTTAATTCGATTCGCATAGGGGGTTAATAACACACCGCTGTGGCCGATTAGAGGCTTATCTGCCCCAATTGATATCTTGATACCGGCAGATGGTTTCAACTTTTGTAAAACTTCTATATATTCCCTGAATTCATCAGTCTGGGGGTGGTCGTAGAGCTCAGTTGTACTTTTGTGACCGATATTACTTATGATCAGATCACCCATTACGGTTTTACCTTTGATCTCTACACCCACGGCCCTGCCGTCAACTGTGAGGATCCTGTCCACCTCACAATTGGTATGAATACGTCCACTGCCAGATAGTATTACACTTTCAAGGGCATCAATTACCGCGCCGCATCCTCCCATCGGCACCCCTGGACCGCCCCAACTGTACATATTCTTGATGATAGCCAGCATCTCCTCAGCCGATACATCTTCACATGACATGCTCAGTGACCAGCCGCAGAATGAATCGGCCATCTTGACCAACCACTCGTCGTTTATGAATGGGTAAAACCATTGCTTGAAATTCTTATTTTTTGGTTTATCGAATTTGGATTTAAAAGTAAGAAAGGTCAGTTTCAGTTTATTCAACCAGGAGAGCGGGTCTGCAAAATCATGGAATTGAATGTCTTTAAATCCACCATTTTCAGGAATCCTGAGAAACGCCATGGGAGATGAAGTGACGATATGCACCTCAGCACCCACTTCTTTTAGCATGGATGCTAAAGGACCGTTGGGGCCGTGTGGGATCATATGCAGGGCTCCTGATGTGAGTTGGAATCCTTTATGTTCCAGGTTTATGAACCGTCCCCCTATCATGGGAAGACGTTCATAAACTTCCACTGTATGACCGGCCTTCACCAAGCGAGCTGCACAAAGCAGTCCTCCAAGACCACCTCCAATTATCAATACTTTTATTGATCATCCCTCCTGATAGCTTTCACAGGGCAGTAGGGGATACATAGATGGCACCGGGTACATGTATCGCCTATCATGGCCTGTCCGCAAACAGAAATGGCATGACTTGGACAAAAAGTGACACACTGACCGCAACCTACACAATTATCTATGATCTTCATGTTATTCAAAACCGGTGTGGAAATAGTTTTTCTACTATATATATAATCTAACTATTTCTCCAAAAACATAATACAGGGATTTCCACATAAATAAATATCTCCCAAATATTCACAAAATTCTACAGAAAATCGAATATTATTGACCTCCATAGGAAACATTTATTAGTGACAAAATATGTGTTACGTATTGGTGATTTCTATAAGCATACTTGAGTTTCAAAGATGAGGTAAAAAACAAGGAACAGTATAGTTCAATCATATTTTATTTAGATAATGAACAAAAAGCAATAGCAGAAAATGTGATCAATATTTTGAAAGAGAAAGGATACAATGTTGTGACAAAATTAAAAGAAGCGGCTACCTTCTGGAAAGCTGAGGATTATCATCAAGATTACTACACTAAAAAAAGAGGGACACCATACTGTCATGTTTATACAAAACGCTTTGATTGATCATTTTTCTCATCATCTGATCAGTGCTCTCCTCAAAGAAGTAATGTCAGAAAATAAAAAAAGAAGGCGAAATATTATATATTAAGCTTATCATAATTATAACTGACAATTTTTGAATTAAAAGTAATAATGGGGAGTTATAATGAGTAACAAGAATCAGAAATATAAATTAACTACTGCTTTTGGGATACCTGTAGCTGACGATCAAAATAGCCTTAGTGCCGGAGAACGAGGTCCGGTTCTGATGCAGGATACTCACCTGCTGGAGAAATTAGCTCACTTTGATCGTGAACGTATCCCTGAACGTGTAGTGCATGCAAAGGGAGCCGGTGCAGGAGGATACTTTGAGGTTACTGCAGATGTCACCAAATACACAAAGGCAAAGTTTCTTTCCGAAATTGGCAAGAGATGCGAGGTATTTGCCCGGTTTTCAACTGTTGGAGGAGAGAAGGGATCAGCAGATGCCGAGCGTGATCCACGGGGATTTGCTTTAAAGTTTTATACAGAGGAAGGCAACTATGATTTAGTCGGGAATAATACACCGGTTTTTTTCATACGTGACCCGTTAAAATTTCCAGATTTCATACACACACAAAAGCGTAACCCTGCCATGAACTGTAAGGATCCGAATATGTTCTGGGATTTCCTTTCACTGACGCCTGAATCAATTCACCAGGTAACCATTCTCTATTCCGATCGTGGCATTCCAGCCTCATTTAGAAACATGAATGGCTATAGCAGTCACACATTTAAGTGGTATAATGAGATGGGTGAATATTTCTGGGTGCAATATCATTTTAAGACTGATCAGGGAATTAAGAATCTTACTCGTCAGGAAGCAGAGATTATTCGCGGAAAGGACCCGGACCACGCTACAAGGGATCTCTATGAGGCTATTGAACGGGGAGATTACCCATCATGGACTCTCCAGATGCAGATAATGACCCCTGAGCAGGCAAAGGATTATCGTTTTGATATCTTTGATATCACTAAAGTCTGGCCCCATGCTGACTTTCCACCGATCGAAGTTGGAAAGCTGGTTTTGAACCGTAATCCTGAAAATTACTTTGCAGAAGTTGAACAGGCTGCATTCGGCCCGGGGAATCTTGTGCCAGGTATTGCCACTTCTCCGGATAAGATGCTCCAGGGTCGTCTTTTCTCGTATCATGATACCCATATCCACAGACTGGGTCCCAACTATCACCTGCTGCCAGTAAATGCACCAAAAAATGCACCTGAGAACAGCTATCAGCGCGATGGATTTATGCGTACCGATCCAAATGGGGACGGTGGTCCGAATTACTGGCCAAACAGTTTTAATGGTCCTGAGCCAGACATTTCTGCAAAAGAACCTCAGATAGAAATCTCAGGAAAAGCAGATCGTTTCCAATATACGCATCCAAACGATGATTTTGTTCAACCTGGCAATCTATATCGTGATGTAATGAGCGATCAGGATCGTGAGAATCTGGCAGGCAATATTATTGGTCATCTTGGAGGAGCGCAAAAGCGTATCCAACTCCGTCAGACGGCTCTGTTCTTCAAGGCAGATCCGGATTATGGTCGTCGGGTGGCTAAGGGACTTAAACTGGATATAAAAGAAGTTGAGAATTTGGCTTATATGTCACACGATGAACGAGCAAAAGCAACATTATAAGTAGATACTTCCTACAAAAATCTAGATATAAAAATATGGGGGCATAAACCGGATGCCCACTTCAGAGTAAATTGTCTACAGGGAGAAATGAGGTTAATTAATGGCAATAATCAACGATTCCACTAAAGAAACTGTAAAGAAAAAGCTGGAAGAAGGACTGGAGGGGAAGATCACACTGGTAATGTTCACCCAGGAGATCGAATGCCAGTTCTGTAGTGAATCCCGGGAACTCGTGAATGAGGTAGCTCAATTATCACCCAAGATCGAAGCTAAAATCTATGATTTCATGAAAGATGAAAAAGAGGCTAAGAAATATGGTGTGAAAAAAATCCCTGCAATTGTAATGCTTGGTGATAAGGATTATGGGATCAGGCACTATGGTACTCCATCAGGTTATGAATTTCCCACATTTGTTGAAGATATGATCAATGTATCAAAAGGCAGGACCGACCTATCTGAGGAAGTAAAAAAAGAATTAGCAGACATAAAGAAGAAAGTGCACATCCAGGTACTTGTGACTCCCACTTGTCCGTATTGTTCAAAAGCTGTTCTGACTGCCCATAAAATTGCAATTGAGAACGACAATATTACGGCTGATATGGTGGAGATCGTGGAATTCCCTGATATTGCTCAAAGATACGGTGCCATGAGTGTACCCAAGATCGTGATCAATGAATTAGCTGATTTCACAGGCGCCCAGCCTCCAGAGAAATTTCTGGAAGAGATACACAAGGCTTTGGCAGCAGCTGATAATCCCATGTACATGTAATCGTACAACATCATTAAAATGCCACATTCTTTTATTCGGTTATCCACTTAGTGATCTGGCTGACATCAGGTATTTTGCCTGCTATTTTCACCTCTCCATCGATCACAACACCCGGGGTCATCATCACTCCATATTCCAGTATCCGATTAATATCTTCTACCTTCTCTATCTGGATATCCAGACCCAGTTCATCCACTGCCTTTTGAACATTTTTTGTGGTTTGTTTGCATTTTGCGCAGCCAGTACCTAATATTTCAATTTTCAAATCCTAACGCCTCTTGCCTATCCAATTACAAATATCATCATATTCAGGAACACTCCCCTCACACATCACCCTGCCGTCAACTACCACAGCAGGAGTAAGGGCCACCTCGTATGTCATTATGGTTTCCACATCTGTTATTGGTATGACCCTGAATTCAGTTCCCACCACAGCCCTCACCACCAGGTTTAATGTATCATTAAACTGCTTACCGCCAATGCCCAATACCCCCACTTTATGTTTTAATCCCTTTCCACAATCAAAACATATTATTTCACGGCCTTCCCGGTTAGTGGTAAATATCTTGAAACACACCGGACATTTCGCCTCATGCAAATTGCTTTTTTTCTTCTTTAAAGCATGATCCACCAGTGCAGCATTAAAGCAGCTGCATCCACCCTTATCATCCATTACTCACACCTCTATCTGAATTGCCTTTTCAGGACATGTGACTTTGCATAACATACAGATCTTACACTCCCCAGGACTGGTAACCACACATTTATTGTCCCGTATCTCCAGACTTCGGCTCTTGCATATTTTCATGCATTCTCCGCATCCAGTACATTTGTTCTCATCTATTATGATATTGATTATGTTATCCCGCCCGTTTTTAGATATAATTAGTCTTAATCTGAATTAAATAAACTGCTGGTTCTCAGACATATACTGACTAGTATCAGCATCACCGGGACCTCGATCAAAACCCCAACCACCGTGGCAAGGGCGGCACCTGAATTGAGACCGAACAGCATAATGGCCACCGCAATGGCCACCTCGAAATGATTGCTGGCGCCGATAAGTGAGGTAGGCGCCGCGTCTTCATACGTCAGCCCGAAATATTTGGATAGACCATAAGCAAGAGCGAATATGAAAAAGACCTGGATTAATAGGGGCACTGCTATCATTCCGATTATCAGGGGTTGTGCTATTATCACGTCACCCTGAAGACTGAATAGCGTTATCAATGTGATCAGGAGTGCAGTGATGGCAATGTTGTGCATGACAGGGGAAAATCTCATTTCAAACCATTGGGCACCTTTTGTTCTTAACAGGTGAGTACGAGAGAAGTAGCCGGACACTAATGGAATTCCCACATACAATCCCACAGATAATGCCAGAGTCTTCCAGGGAACCACTATATCACCGATCCCCAGAAGCCATCGTGCCAGCGGTGCATACAGGATCAACATTGTCAGGCTGTTGATGGCCACCATGACAAGTGTGTGACCTTGGTTTCCCTTTGCCAGATACCCCCATACCAGGACCATGGCAGTACACGGTGCAATTCCCAGAAGTACCATCCCTGCAATATATTGCGACGGCAGATCCAATTCACCCATCAACGTGGTGGTGGTCGTGTCTGGCAAGAACGGGATGAAAACAACCTTCATAAAGAACCAGGCAAAGAAAAGCATGGTGAAGGGTTTGATCCCCCAATTTACCACCAGCGTGATCAGTACCGGTTTTGGCGTTTTGCCGGCTTTGACCACCTGTTTGAAATCAATCTGCACCAT
This window harbors:
- the arsB gene encoding ACR3 family arsenite efflux transporter, producing the protein MSDEKKLGFFEKYLTVWIIICIVVGLLLGRTFSGLAETINSMQVYSVSLPIAVLLFFMIYPIMVQIDFKQVVKAGKTPKPVLITLVVNWGIKPFTMLFFAWFFMKVVFIPFLPDTTTTTLMGELDLPSQYIAGMVLLGIAPCTAMVLVWGYLAKGNQGHTLVMVAINSLTMLILYAPLARWLLGIGDIVVPWKTLALSVGLYVGIPLVSGYFSRTHLLRTKGAQWFEMRFSPVMHNIAITALLITLITLFSLQGDVIIAQPLIIGMIAVPLLIQVFFIFALAYGLSKYFGLTYEDAAPTSLIGASNHFEVAIAVAIMLFGLNSGAALATVVGVLIEVPVMLILVSICLRTSSLFNSD